In the Afipia sp. GAS231 genome, GGCTGTGACGCTCTCGGAGCTAGCCAACGCATTACGCACGAAGCTTCCAGTAATCGCCGAGACTATTGACGAGATCGCGTCGCCGCAGGTCAGAAACGTCGCAACCGTGGCGGGAAACCTGCGCCAGTGGAAGCGCTGCTGGTTCTTCCGCAATGGATTCCAGTGCTACAAACGAACAGGCCTTTCGACCGCGCCGTGTTACGCGATTCAAGGTGATCATCGCTTCTACCACGCCGTGATCGACGGCCATCGCTGCCAGGCGGTCACACCATCGGACTTGGCGACGACGTTCACCGCGCTTGACGCGAGCGTGGCGATTTTCGGCCCCTCGGGCGAACGCGTCATCCCGGCCACTGAGCTCTACACAGGTCCGGGTGAAACTTGCCTGAGAGTGAACGAGGTCATCACCCGAATCGTGATTCCCGAACAGGCCGTCCGCAGACGCACGCATTTCAAGAAGTTGAATCTTTGGCAGGGCGACTTCGCCGTTGCATCCGCCGCCGTCTCGATTGCACTGGACGAGGAGGAGCGTTGCCAGGACGCACGCATCGTCCTTGGTGCGGTCGCGCCTGTACCGTTCCGCGCTACCAGAAGCGAGAAGCGGTTGCAGGGGCGTACGCTCTCGTCCGAAGTGTTACGCAGCGCGCTTGACGAAGAGCTAGACGCGCGAGCGCATCCATTGGCCCGCAATGCCTGGAAGCTTGACGCTGTGGCCGGTCTGGCCGAGAGGGCCTTGGAGCAGATGCTCGAACGACGATAGCAAGCTTCGCTACCTGCGTGTGACCTATCTCGGTGGCGAGGCAACGGCAAAGGAAATCCCGAGATCCGAAATTTCCCATGCATGTAGTTCGCGTCTGCAAGTGGTTGTCCAAGCCATCCGCCTTGGAGCACAAGGCATCGTGGGCGTCGAGTTGCGCTCGCCCGCCGTGCACGAACAGTTGCAGGTGGGGTCGACATTCGAAATCTCCGCTCCTCGCAACCACCTTGCGCTCGACGAGTTATCACCGAAGTCCGTGCTGGTCGCCGGTGACATCGGTGTGTCCAATTGTGCCGAAGTCTGTCTAACGGTCGGGAAGGGGCCGGGATGGCTGCTCTGACGTCTCAAGCTGGGCAAACGCCGCAGGACCAGACCGCGCGCTACTTCCTCTCCGAGCACTTCTAGAGAAGGCCTTGGGTGGCGGAATAACGTTAAAGATTTCCGTGGCGCGATGCTTTTGCGATGTCGCTTTCTCAAGCTGCGTCCATCCTTACTTATCGCCCAGATGAGTTTCGCGACGCGCTCTGCGGTATTGGGCTGCAAATCATCGAGATGGTCAAGCGACCGGCCGGCCCAACCTCTTCCTCTGTGCTGTTGTCGAGCGTGCCTCCGCTTGGTCCGACCGATGTCGTCACCTCGGCAAGAACTTCGCAGTATCACTGCCACTGAGGTATCGCATGACCCCGGCCTCACCGTGTATGGCTTTTGACAAGAAGTCTGGCCAATGCCTCAGAAGAAAATTGTTCCCGATCTCCGCCACTGCTCGCAGCTCCGTGATCGCCTTGATGGCTCAACGCAAAATATATGCGGCTAAAATCGCAGGTAGAGATATTTGACTTGAGAGCCCGCCTAAATTACTTAAGGTTCAAAGTATTGATCCTCTTTTACCATACGCTCGTAAGCATATGGAGGTGTATTTTCATGATCCTCGATGCCGAGACGAAGGCCGTCGAATTACCTGCAGATCACGACGATGAACTCAGGTTGTGGCTGCGTCTTCTGACCTGTACGACGCTAATTGAAGGGACGATACGGAGCCGTTTGCGGGAACGGTTCGACGTCACGTTGCCGCGCTTTGACCTGATGGCTCAACTCGACCGGCTGCCCGATGGAATGAACTTGTCAGATGTCTCGAAACGAATGATGGTCTCGAACGCTAACATTACCGGGCTTGCTGAGCGGCTGGTCGAATCCGGTCATATTGAGCGGCGTACATCGTCATCGGATCGTCGTGTCCAGGTAATACGCCTGACCAAGGCCGGCCGTGCAGAGTTTCGCAAAATGTCGGACGAACACCACAAGTGGGTCGCGGACATTTTTTCTGATCTCTCTGCTAAAGAAGTCCGCGAACTGATGCGCCTGTTTGCCAAGATCAAAAGTTCAGCGCGGAATGCCGGAAGTCAGCTATAGTTAGCCAAATCGAGGTCGATAGGGGCAATAGTGACACGCGAAACCGCCAATAACTTCCGGCGCCGTGCTAGTTGAAGAGCGGGCGGTGCAGCTGGAGGTCGATGCCACCGGTTTATCCTTGGGGTTATCGGCTTTTGAAGTCTACTTGAGGACCGCCCTAACAGTCTTCGCGTCCGCGCCGCGGCCAACCCGAACCGTCACGCCGTCGATCTCGACCGCGATCATTCCCGCACCGGGCTCACTTTGCCCCCGCAGCATTTTGCGTTGGCGACGGACAAACGGAGAAGACGGTGCCACGTTCAGGACTGCTGGAACGAACTGCAGTTCTTCAGCATGCGAGAGCGCAGTCTGGCACGCTCGCAATTCCCGCCGCCAGCCAAATAATTGCTGCGGCGAAAGTCCGTGCCGCCGGGATACCGTAGAGACAGAATCGTCGCTCGCGCGACCTCATCGACAATCCGTCCCTCGTTCTCGTCGCTCCGCGTTCGCCGACGACCCGCATCGGTGAACACCTCAAGCCGATGAACCGGCTTAGTGATAGCATTATCCACTGTGTCCATTCTAAGCCTAACGGTTATGAGAACCGCCAGACTCGCAGATCAGGACATCTTCAGGAAGGTGACCACGGCACACCGCTTGCTGATGACCACTCGGACCGAGCGTAATATCCCCCGCGTCTCCGCCTTCGCGGTTCTAAGGAACTAGATCAGAATATTGGCGTCCCGCGCTACTGCCATTGCAAAATTCGACGAAACTGCAGTCCTGGCACGCCCGTCCATCGTATTGCTAAGCCCAAGCTCCCAGAAGATTAGCCATTGGTCCTTGGTAACAGCTGCACGCGCTTTGGCGCCGCTTGCAGATTGTATAGAAACAATTGGTTTTCCGACCGGAAATGTCGAATCAGCTACCGGCGAGGAATTTTGGCCAAATTGTAAGCTCTTGCCGGCGTGGAGCCTCTACAACCGTCACTGCTTCGGGGCCACCGAATATCGCAACAGAAGGCCGCGCTGGATCGAAGGCTGGCCACGCCTTCCCATTGAGCAAAGCGGGTACTCCGTCACGCGCGAATGATGACCAAGCGTTCATCATCGAAGCAGATAGCGCTCTTGCACGATCGTCGTTCACTACCTTCCCCTGAAAGTGCGGATGCGAGAACGTCCCGAACACAAACGGCATTTCTGAGCAATGGGGCGAACCTTCGCCAGGCGGCGTCAATGGCTCTGCAAATTCGTAGAGGTAGGCGGGTGCACCAGCCGCAGTCTGCATCGCTGCAGCGCGATAGGCGTAACCACGCATATTTACGTCTGCCGTAATATCCAGCCACAGCGCCTTCGTCGATATGTTGCTTTGTGCACATTTTCGAAAGTGGTCAACTACCGCGCTCGCGCTCGGACGATCGTCAAATGGATAGTAACTGGAAGAGAACGCGTGAACTCGCTCGACAAGGTTGTCATTGGAGGGAATATCCTCCATGAGGATCTTGTCGCCAGGACCTTTCAAGTTGAAGAAAAAATTTGTTTCATTTCTATTCGTGCCGATCAGGATTGGAATATCGCCGATCGGCCTCTCGAAAGGCCAGCCAGGAATAGTTTTGCCGTCGACGAATGGTAGATAACGATGTCCTCCCATATGCCGCTGAGACTCGGGATCGTTACTCAGCCGAAGCTCCTCCAACTGGAGCGCAAGTGCAGGAATCTCTCTAAGGCCAGAAACAGTGCACCCGAGACGTGAAGCAAGCCGTTCGCAGTACCCGAAGGCCTGCGCTTGATCCATAAATCGAGGCGCCCCGAACATCGCCGAACTCTGTAGGATGGCTTTGTTGAACAATCGTTCTGCCGAATGAAACTGTGCCATTACGGCGATGGTTTGCCCGCCGGCGGACTGGCCGATGGCTGTGACATTATCCGGATCGCCACCAAAGATCGCAATATTACGTTTTATCCAACGAAACGCTTCAACCTGATCCTGGATGCTCCAATTGGCAAACGCGCCGGTGTCTGAATCCATCAAGTCCGGGTGGCCAAGCCAGCCGAGCGCTCCCTGACGTGACGTGATAGTAACGACGACAACCTGGCCAGCAAGTGCCAGCGCACGTCCGTTCGTAACTGCTACGTTGCCATGACCCGCCCGCCATGCGCCTCCATTTAGCCAAACGAGCACCGGCAGTTTCGCATCTGTCCTCGGCGTCCAGACATTTAAAGTCAGGCAGCTTTCGTCCATGAAGTGTGGCGGATCATAAATCCAACCAGCCGCGGGATTCAGCCATTGAATTGGAGCGGCAACGCTATTGGCATCGACGGAAATAGGCGATGGCTCCAAGCTTTCTATTGGTCGTGGCGAGCCGAAGCGAAATTTTCCCATCGGGGGTCTCGCATACGGAATTCCATGGAACGACAGGACGCCATTTTCTCGCAGGCCAGACAGGCCTCCAATTAAGGGTTTAGCGATCATGAATTCCTACCTTTGGTCATACGCTTGATCCTATTTCGACGGGAAGCTTCAGATTTGCCCGTACCCCTTCGAATTGTGGATTTTGATCGTCACGATAGCGCCGTAGTTCTTATCCCGTCATCGTCACCCAGAAGTTCAATCGCGCAGGTCATTAAATTCCCGCATTGCTGCCGAATAGACCGACTCATCCGTATCGAATTCCCTTATTTCTCATCTGCTTTAGGAAGCAGGCGATGCCGTGGCCGCTAGGCGTGACCCTCCATCCTAGCTGTACCGCACGAAGCCGTTTTGAAGATCCTCAGTCACAACGGCTAAAATGCCGGGCGAGAGCCCCCCGGAATTCGGCCGGACGCTCAAGTGGCAGCATGTGCGGACCGTCGATGACGTCCAAGACCGACCCACGAACTAATTGAGCCATCCGATCCATCAGTGCTACGGTAGAGGCGCCGTCGTGCGTCCCGGCGATAAAGGTCGTCGGTACAGTTATAGCGGCCAAGTTGGGCTCAACAACATTGTCAGCCATCGCCTCCCAGTAGGTGGCGATGACCTCAGGGTCGTCTTCGAGTAGTCGCCTCCTAGCATACTCTACGCCGGCATGACTGGGTGTCGCGAGTGCCTCCTTCGTGAACCAGCGCGCTAGAGTGCCCTCGACCACGTGTTGCATGCCCTTTCTGAAGGCGTTCGCGCGTTCCCGCTGACCTGTTGGATTTGGGCTCGACGCGACGCAGCAAGCTACGACGAGCGATGTGACGGACTGCGGTGCGCGGAGGGCTGCCTGCAGAGCCACAGTGCCACCCAAGGAGAGCCCCACCAAAGTGACAGGGGCAGATACGTGCGCGAGGACGTACTCCACTAGCCGAGCGATACTAACATTATCGACTGACGGTTCCGAGCCGTGGCCAGGAAAGTCAAGGGTCCGAGCGCCGGTGGGTATGACCTCCGACCATACGTTGCGGTCCAGTCCGATTGGATGAAGAAATAGGAGCTCGGAATCCGCTTTTCCGGTGTTTCGATCGGCACTCATGGATATTCCCTCTTCATCGCGAACCACTCTTAGAGGAATCGCTGAATTGTTTCTGGCTAAGGACAACTTCTCCTTGGCCAGGATGTAGAAACGCTTGCCAAGCAAACTAGTCGCTAAACCGAGCTGGTCGTCCGGCTTAAATTTCCCAAGTCCAAGCGCCGACCTAAACTCTCGATCGCAGTCTTGAATGCGAGTGACATTAGAAATGCTTTATGCTTTAAAGAAACATTGAGATGCCTATTTGTCAACCGATAAACGCGAGAGAAAGCGTTGAACAAAATGAAGGCTTACTCTTCTGTCTGCATGTTTGACGTATGATGCGTCACAATGCTCACGATGCGACTGCAACCAAGTGTCTTTGAGAGAGAGCCTTTCACATGCCGCGCCTGCCTTATCTTAACAAAGGTGATATCCCTGGCTTTCCGGATCTGCCCCGCAGCAAGAACAACATCAGCCGCGCGGTTTGCCACAGCCCACGCGCCGCGCAGGTTCAGGGCGCTCTCTCAATGTATTTCCGCCAACAGAGCAAGCTAGACCCGCGGTTGCGCGAGTTGGCAATCCTCCAGGTCGGCTATGTGACAAAATCGGCGTACGAATATGCGCATCACTGTGCGTTAAGCTTGGATTGCGGCGCGACGGAAGCCGATATTCTTTCGGTCGCTGATGAAACCGCGGGTAAGCCGACTCATTTCGATCCGCTAACCAAAGCGGTGCTTTGCGCTGCACGTCAGATGTCGCTTGAGATCGATCTATCGGATGAAATATTTGCGGTCCTTCGCCGTTACCTCGACGACGAGCTTCTCATGGATCTGCTAATGGTAATTGCCAATTATAACTCCGTTGTTCGTCTTCTCTCGGCGCTGCGGATTGACCTGGAAGAGGAATATGAAGGATTTCTAGACAAATTTCCGTTGTCTTCGTGATTGCTGTTCAACGGTTTAGTTTTAGCGGGCCAAGACTGCCACCGAATCACAAAATGTCGGAAGGCCGCGGTACGCGGACGCGTCAGTCAATTTTCGAAATGTCTCTCGGTAGCTGTGCAGGCGTCTATAAGCGGTGAGGACGACGCGCACAGTGGCAGTCAAGCTTCTTGATGATCCCGGCACGTTGCCGCCCAGCCGGGAAGATCAACCCTCGATCGCTGCCCTATGCACGTTGCTAGACGCAGCAACCAGCTTAGTAAAGGATGCAACGTCGCGTAACTAAGAGGGCCGTAGTAGGGTGCTATCAATGTCACGAGTCTCGGACGCGAACGCATCTTGGGATTGCGGAACGGCATGTCTTTTTCGTATGTTACCCGTGTCGCGCACGATCCCAATTTAAGACGCTCTTTTCGTTAGTATTGCAGGCGTTTGAAATGAAATCGCATTCGATACCGCTGGGCGCGTCGAAGTCATTCCATGCTGTCATTCCTGACGCCGGTCCTGCGACGTGCCCTTCATCCCCTGCAACGTGCTTTGCTGCTTGCATTCCAAATGTTTACTGATTGGATGCATATGGATGGAAAACTGAAATTTGGAGAGTCTCATGAGAGTACTGATTCTTGTCGCGGCTTTAGGCGCATTGACGGTGAGTTCAGCGGCTTCCTTGGCTTCGCCGAAGTTGCAGGGTCGTGTTAGTGCTAACTCCAATCAGCGGGTCGCTAAGTGTGCGGTGTTCGGTTCAAGGGATGTTTATACGCCGCCTCGAAACCTGAGGTTCGAGGGGAGCCCTAGTTACGAGGGAGCGAGCTACTGGCAGTTTGCTAATCGATGTCGCCAAGGATGCAGATAACTTCCAACGCCAGTGCGTATTGTCATGGAGCGCCAGTTTCTCATTCCGCGGGAAACGGAGTTTCATTCCTCTGCTCGATTAAGCTTACGACCAACGCAGCGTTCGCATTTGAACGCCACTCGCCGCGCGATAATGTGTATGGCTCGCTTGGCGTTTCGATGCCTGGTTACTGTCGAATCACGAAACGAAGCGATTTAGACAGAATTGAAAAATGCAGCCTCTCGCGGTCTCGCTTAACTCTACGCAACCTCGGGTCGTGCGGAATGTGACCGAATTATAGCTAAGTCTTTCGTTTTTCTGCTCGACAGACAAATTCCCGATTCTCAGACATGTAATTCAAGTCAACTTGCTGTCAGCTTGATCCATGGAAAGATATTTCAGGGGGACTGACGATGAAGAACGACGCACGGGCGATCAAGCGGGTTAAAAGACTTTGCCGGAGCCTTATGGCAACCACATGTCTGGCAGCCGTGGGCACGGTCTATGTCGGATCCGTTGCCTATGCAGATGATTTGAGTGATCTGCGGGCCGAAATGCGGGCAATGGCAAAGCGCATGGAGAAGCTCGAGGCAGATAAGAGAGAACTCGAGAAACGTAATAAGGAACGAGCCGCGGCGGGGCGCTCAGACCCTAACGCTGCGCGCGTCGCAAGTTCGGGAGACCCAACCATTAATCCTCGCTGGCCTCTGCCGAGCGTGCGCGATCCAGGCTATTTCGATATTCCTGGCACGGGCACCTCGATGAAAATCGGGGGATCGATCCGCGTAGACGCCATTCGCGGCATTAACGGGCTGGGCCTCGGAGGTATCCCGGGTACCGATTTCCGATTAATCAGCCTTGACGGCTCGAACAATGCGAGACGCGGCGGCAGCATCGATTTCAGTGCGCGGAACACGCAGATCACGCTTGGTACGATCACTGCGACGCCCATAGGCGACTTGAAAACGTTCACGTCTATGGATTTTAACGCGAACAATAACGGCAGTACGGTCCAGACAAACTCCTATTCTCCGCGACTGCGTGAAGCTTTCGGCCAATTGGACTCTGGCGCCAATCAGTTGCTCGTCGGTCAGACGTGGTCGACCTTCATGGATCTTATCGCTTATCCAGAAACGCTCGACCCAAACGGACCGGTGGGTGGCATCTATGTTCGACAGCCTATGGTCCGTTACACACGCAATCTAGGTGGCGGAAGCAATTTCATTTTAGCG is a window encoding:
- a CDS encoding carboxymuconolactone decarboxylase family protein, with protein sequence MPRLPYLNKGDIPGFPDLPRSKNNISRAVCHSPRAAQVQGALSMYFRQQSKLDPRLRELAILQVGYVTKSAYEYAHHCALSLDCGATEADILSVADETAGKPTHFDPLTKAVLCAARQMSLEIDLSDEIFAVLRRYLDDELLMDLLMVIANYNSVVRLLSALRIDLEEEYEGFLDKFPLSS
- a CDS encoding MarR family winged helix-turn-helix transcriptional regulator; this encodes MILDAETKAVELPADHDDELRLWLRLLTCTTLIEGTIRSRLRERFDVTLPRFDLMAQLDRLPDGMNLSDVSKRMMVSNANITGLAERLVESGHIERRTSSSDRRVQVIRLTKAGRAEFRKMSDEHHKWVADIFSDLSAKEVRELMRLFAKIKSSARNAGSQL
- a CDS encoding alpha/beta fold hydrolase, which codes for MSADRNTGKADSELLFLHPIGLDRNVWSEVIPTGARTLDFPGHGSEPSVDNVSIARLVEYVLAHVSAPVTLVGLSLGGTVALQAALRAPQSVTSLVVACCVASSPNPTGQRERANAFRKGMQHVVEGTLARWFTKEALATPSHAGVEYARRRLLEDDPEVIATYWEAMADNVVEPNLAAITVPTTFIAGTHDGASTVALMDRMAQLVRGSVLDVIDGPHMLPLERPAEFRGALARHFSRCD
- a CDS encoding DcaP family trimeric outer membrane transporter; translated protein: MKNDARAIKRVKRLCRSLMATTCLAAVGTVYVGSVAYADDLSDLRAEMRAMAKRMEKLEADKRELEKRNKERAAAGRSDPNAARVASSGDPTINPRWPLPSVRDPGYFDIPGTGTSMKIGGSIRVDAIRGINGLGLGGIPGTDFRLISLDGSNNARRGGSIDFSARNTQITLGTITATPIGDLKTFTSMDFNANNNGSTVQTNSYSPRLREAFGQLDSGANQLLVGQTWSTFMDLIAYPETLDPNGPVGGIYVRQPMVRYTRNLGGGSNFILAVENANSDFEGAVQQTILGSNLPSLNQTTPYPDVVAKYTYDGGWGHFAVAGMVRYISLNTGDVGLAGGTNLNPATFVGTVANPLVPGTKTTVAEAAMVALSVKTFGKDSINMQVSGGSGLGRYQVGDLDNRTAASLQFCNITRTIVCGLENTRQVGGVASYQHYWADNLRSNIAGGYFRYLNTEFPDNTANSVKDMTSVHANLIWTPVERVSLGVEYIWGKLNMLQQPTPGVGPSGVGQRIGTNLKVFF
- a CDS encoding carboxylesterase family protein: MGKFRFGSPRPIESLEPSPISVDANSVAAPIQWLNPAAGWIYDPPHFMDESCLTLNVWTPRTDAKLPVLVWLNGGAWRAGHGNVAVTNGRALALAGQVVVVTITSRQGALGWLGHPDLMDSDTGAFANWSIQDQVEAFRWIKRNIAIFGGDPDNVTAIGQSAGGQTIAVMAQFHSAERLFNKAILQSSAMFGAPRFMDQAQAFGYCERLASRLGCTVSGLREIPALALQLEELRLSNDPESQRHMGGHRYLPFVDGKTIPGWPFERPIGDIPILIGTNRNETNFFFNLKGPGDKILMEDIPSNDNLVERVHAFSSSYYPFDDRPSASAVVDHFRKCAQSNISTKALWLDITADVNMRGYAYRAAAMQTAAGAPAYLYEFAEPLTPPGEGSPHCSEMPFVFGTFSHPHFQGKVVNDDRARALSASMMNAWSSFARDGVPALLNGKAWPAFDPARPSVAIFGGPEAVTVVEAPRRQELTIWPKFLAGS